CCAGAAGGCAATTGTCAGAGGGTCGGCAGGGATCAACCGCACAAAAAGCGAATCCGGCACCACAAACAGGACACCGAAAAGGGTTATCAAAAGGCCTTTGGTTTGATCACTCATGCGCCATCGGTGACGGTTTTGGGGCGTTAAGTAAAGCGGCCCGGATCAACCTGAGACAGTTTCATCAACGCCTTGCGCAGCACCTTGCCTTCCTGCGGGGTCAACTCAGACAGCAGTTTTTGCTCGTACTGGCGCGCCGTTTCGCGCAGATCCCTATACGCCGCCTCGCCCTGAGCGGTCAGGGCAAGATGCTCCACCCGCCGGTCCGTCTTGTCCTTTGTTCGCGTCAGAAACCGGCGCTGGGCAAGGCGCTGCACTGCGCGGCTGATCTTGGTCTTATGGAGCCGGGCCCGGTTGCCGATCTCGCTTGCGGTCATGCTGCCATAAAGCCCGAGGTGAAACAAAACCCGCCATTCCGTTCGCAACATGCCATAACGGTCTTTGTAGATACGCTGAAACGCGAGGGAACTGACCTCTGCAGACTGGTTCAGCAGGTAAGGAAGGAACTCTTCCAGTTCAAAATTGTCGTCAGACATGCGCCACACCGCTTGTTAGTTACAAAAACAACTATTACATCCGCAACAAACTCGCAACAGGGGAACCTCATGAACCGTCAGACAAGTCCCAGCGGCATGATCCGCGCCGCATCGCCCGCCGGGCCGCACGAAGGCTATATGCCCGGCTTTGGCAACGATTTTGAAACGGAGGCCCTGCCCGGTGCCTTGCCGCAGGGCATGAACAGCCCGCAAAAGTGTAACTATGGTCTTTATGGTGAACAGCTGACCGGCACCGCCTTCACCGCGCCCAGCCACCAGAACGAGCGCACATGGTGCTACCGCATCCGCCCTTCGGTAAAGCATTCCCACCGCTATGAACGCATCGACCTGCCCTATTGGAAATCGGCGCCGCACATCCCCGAAGATGTGACATCGCTTGGCCAATACCGCTGGGATCCCGTACCACATTCAGAGGAAAAGCTGACATGGCTCACGGGCATGCGCACCATGACCTCAGCCGGTGATGTGAACACGCAGGTCGGCATGGCCACGCATATCTATCTGGTCACCGAAAGCATGGTGGACAGCTATGTCTACTCCGCCGACAGCGAATTGCTGGTGGTGCCCCAGGAAGGCCGCCTGCGGTTCTGCACCGAGCTGGGGATCATTGATCTGGAACCCAAGGAAATTGCGATCCTGCCGCGCGGGCTGCTGTACCGCGTCGAGGTGCTTGAAGGGCCGGCACGCGGCTTTGTCTGCGAAAACTACGGGCAAAAGTTCGAATTGCCGGGCCGCGGCCCCATCGGGGCCAATTGCATGGCCAACCGCCGTGATTTCAAAACCCCCGTGGCCGCCTACGAAGACCGCGATGCCCCCTCCACAGTGACGATCAAATGGTGTGGCCAGTTCCACGAAACCAAGATCGGCCATTCGCCGCTGGATGTGGTGGCCTGGCACGGCAATTACTGTCCGGTGAAATATGACCTGCGCACCTATTGCCCGGTCGGCGCGATCCTCTTTGATCACCCCGATCCCTCGATCTTTACCGTGCTGACCGCCCCTTCGGGCCAGCCCGGCACCGCGAACATCGACTTTGTCCTGTTCCGCGAACGCTGGATGGTGGCCGAAGATACCTTCCGTCCGCCGTGGTATCACAAGAACATCATGTCCGAGCTGATGGGCAACATCTATGGACAGTATGACGCCAAGCCGCAGGGCTTTGTTCCCGGAGGCATCAGCCTGCACAACATGATGCTACCGCACGGGCCGGACAAGAACGCCTTTGAGGGGGCGTCTAACGCCAATCTTCAGGCGGAAAAGCTGGACAACACCATGTCTTTCATGTTCGAGACCCGCTTCCCGCAGCATCTGACGGAATTCGCCGCCAAAGAGGCACCGCTGCAGGACGATTACATCGACTGCTGGGAAGACATCGAAAAGAAATTTGATGGCACACCGGGCCAGAAATGACGCCGCAAAATGACGGGTTGTGGTGGGGATAATCCCCACCCTACCTTGCTTGCATTGGGCGGGAAGCCTGCCGCCGCACCGACCAAAGGACCATACATGACCCTCCTCCCCTCTTGGGTGACCAGCGCCAACAGCGCAGACACCGACTTTCCTCTGAACAACCTGCCCTATGGCGTGTTCTCGACCGACGATCTGTCGCCGCGTTGCGGTGTGGCCATCGGCGATATGATCCTCGACATGGCCCGCGCCGAAGAAGAAGGGCTGATCAACCTCAATGATGAGGCGCTGTTTGACGTGCCGTTTTGGAACGAAGTCATGGAATTGGGCCCTGACACATGGTCCAGCCTGCGCGCCCGCCTGACCGAGATCCTCGCCGAAGGATCGCCCGATCAGGCCGCCGCTGCGCCGTTGCTCGTTGCCCGCGCCGACGCCGAACTGCACCTGCCGTTCCTTGTGTCCGAATACACCGATTTCTACGCAGGCCGCCAACACGCGGAGAACATGGGGTCTATCCTGCGCGGCGGTCCGGAACTGCCCGCCAACTGGCTGCATATCCCCATCGGTTACAACGGCCGCGCCTCGTCGGTCGTTGTCTCTGGCACGCCCATCACCCGCCCATTGGGCCAGATCAAAGCGCCTGACGCCGAAGTGCCAAGCTTTGGCCCCAGTAAGCGCCTTGATATCGAGCTGGAGATGGGCGCGGTTGTCGGCATGGGCAGTGAGTTTGGCCAGCCGATCACAACCGAGCAAGCCGATGAGATGATCTTTGGCTATGTCCTGCTGAACGACTGGTCCGCGCGGGACATTCAGGGCTGGGAATACCAACCGCTTGGCCCGTTTCAGGGCAAGGCTTTTGGCACTTCCATTTCACCATGGATCGTCACCAAAGAGGCGCTTGAACCCTTCCGCACCGAGGTGCCGGAACGCAGCAAGGAATTGCTGCCCTACCTCAGCGAAAGCAAACCGGGTCTTTATGATATTGACCTCGAAGTGCTGATGCAGCCCGAAGGGGCGCCCCGTGCCAGCTCCATCGCCAAAACCAACTACAGCCGGATGTATTATTCCGCCGCGCAACAGCTGACCCACCACGCGGTGGGCGGTTGCGGGATGAACCCCGGTGATCTGCTGGGCTCAGGCACAATCTCCGGCCCCACCCGCGCCGAATACGGATCGCTGATGGAACTCAGCTGGGCCGGGCGCGAGCCCTTCACGCTGGAGACCGGCGAGACCCGCGGCTTTCTCGAAGACGGCGACACAATGACCCTGCGCGGCGCGGCCCATGGGGACGGCTACCGCATCGGTTTTGGCGATTGCACCGGGCAAATCCAGCCTGCCCTGAACAATCCTTTCAGCCACCAATGACCCTGCGACTGGATCATATCCAACTTGCAATCCCCGCAGGCGGAGAAGATCAGGCGCGCGCCTTTTGGTGCCAGTTGATCGGCCTGCCGGAAGTCCGCAAACCCGCCGCTTTGCAAGAGCGCGGCGGACTTTGGTTGGCGCTTGTGGGGGCCGAGCTGCACCTGGGGGTGGAAACCCCTTTTGCTCCGGCTGGCAAAGCCCACCCCGGCTTTCTGGTCGAAGACATCGAAGCGCTGGCAAAGCAGCTGAACGCCGCCGATCACCCGCTGCAATGGGACGCTGCGCTGAAAGACCGCAAACGGTTCTTCACCACCGATCCTTTTGGCAACCGGCTGGAGTTTCTGGCCTTTGACGCCAGCCCGCAACCAGCCCCTTAAACGCACGCCAGAAGCACCCCATCCCGGCATCCACACAACGCACAAAGGACATCCCTCATGGCCAAAGCATTCGCATCCCAAGGCGACATGACCGAAAAGAAAATCACCTTTGACGAGATCGGCCGCGATCTCTGGGCCTTTACCGCCGAGGGTGATCCCAACTCCGGCGTGATCATCGGCGACGACAGCGTGATGATCGTCGAGGCGCAGGCCACCCCGCGTCTGGCGGGCAAGGTGATCGAGAAGGTCCGCGAAGTGACCGACAAACCAATCAGCCATGTTGTGCTGACCCATTATCACGCGGTGCGTGTGCTGGGCGCTTCGGCCTATGGCGCGGACCAGATCATCATGTCCGATGCTGCGCGTGGCATGGTTGTGGAACGTGGGCAGGAAGACTGGGACAGCGAATTCCAACGTTTCCCGCGCCTGTTTGAAGGCCATGAAAGCATCCCCGGCCTGACCTATCCAACCACCACGTTCTCCGGCAGCATGACCGTCTATCTGGGCAACCGCCGCGTCGATCTAATGCATCTGGGCCGCGCACACACTGCTGGTGATATCGTGGTGCAGGTGCAGGACGAAAACGTCATGTTCACCGGTGACATCGTCGAAGACCATTCTGCCTGCTATTGCGGCGACGGGCATTTCCACGAGTGGGGCCACACCCTTGATAACATCGCCAGCTTTGACGTGGATGCCATCGCCCCCGGTCGCGGCGGCGCATTGATCGGCAAAGACGCCGTGGAACGTGCCATCGAAAGCACCCGTGATTTTGTCGACAGCACCTATGCCCCGGCCGCCCGCGTCGCGGCCCGTGGTGGCACCTTGAAAGAAGCATGGGATGCGGTCCGCGCCGCCTGCGATCCCAAGTTCGCGGACTACGCCATCTACGAACACTGTCTGCCCTTCAACGTTGCCCGCGCCTATGACGAAGCCCGCGGCATCGAAACGCCCCGCATCTGGACCGCACAGCGCGATCTGGAAATGTGGGAGGCCTTGCAAGGCTGACCCGAAAAACACCCAAAACAGGAGCGCCCCATGGCCTATGATTACGCCCCATACCCCTACATCGCACCGCCCGGTTTAAGCGGACCCGAGCCGCGCCATCCGGTTGTGATTGT
This window of the Sulfitobacter mediterraneus genome carries:
- a CDS encoding MarR family winged helix-turn-helix transcriptional regulator, coding for MSDDNFELEEFLPYLLNQSAEVSSLAFQRIYKDRYGMLRTEWRVLFHLGLYGSMTASEIGNRARLHKTKISRAVQRLAQRRFLTRTKDKTDRRVEHLALTAQGEAAYRDLRETARQYEQKLLSELTPQEGKVLRKALMKLSQVDPGRFT
- the hmgA gene encoding homogentisate 1,2-dioxygenase, with translation MNRQTSPSGMIRAASPAGPHEGYMPGFGNDFETEALPGALPQGMNSPQKCNYGLYGEQLTGTAFTAPSHQNERTWCYRIRPSVKHSHRYERIDLPYWKSAPHIPEDVTSLGQYRWDPVPHSEEKLTWLTGMRTMTSAGDVNTQVGMATHIYLVTESMVDSYVYSADSELLVVPQEGRLRFCTELGIIDLEPKEIAILPRGLLYRVEVLEGPARGFVCENYGQKFELPGRGPIGANCMANRRDFKTPVAAYEDRDAPSTVTIKWCGQFHETKIGHSPLDVVAWHGNYCPVKYDLRTYCPVGAILFDHPDPSIFTVLTAPSGQPGTANIDFVLFRERWMVAEDTFRPPWYHKNIMSELMGNIYGQYDAKPQGFVPGGISLHNMMLPHGPDKNAFEGASNANLQAEKLDNTMSFMFETRFPQHLTEFAAKEAPLQDDYIDCWEDIEKKFDGTPGQK
- the fahA gene encoding fumarylacetoacetase, giving the protein MTLLPSWVTSANSADTDFPLNNLPYGVFSTDDLSPRCGVAIGDMILDMARAEEEGLINLNDEALFDVPFWNEVMELGPDTWSSLRARLTEILAEGSPDQAAAAPLLVARADAELHLPFLVSEYTDFYAGRQHAENMGSILRGGPELPANWLHIPIGYNGRASSVVVSGTPITRPLGQIKAPDAEVPSFGPSKRLDIELEMGAVVGMGSEFGQPITTEQADEMIFGYVLLNDWSARDIQGWEYQPLGPFQGKAFGTSISPWIVTKEALEPFRTEVPERSKELLPYLSESKPGLYDIDLEVLMQPEGAPRASSIAKTNYSRMYYSAAQQLTHHAVGGCGMNPGDLLGSGTISGPTRAEYGSLMELSWAGREPFTLETGETRGFLEDGDTMTLRGAAHGDGYRIGFGDCTGQIQPALNNPFSHQ
- a CDS encoding VOC family protein, which translates into the protein MTLRLDHIQLAIPAGGEDQARAFWCQLIGLPEVRKPAALQERGGLWLALVGAELHLGVETPFAPAGKAHPGFLVEDIEALAKQLNAADHPLQWDAALKDRKRFFTTDPFGNRLEFLAFDASPQPAP
- a CDS encoding MBL fold metallo-hydrolase codes for the protein MAKAFASQGDMTEKKITFDEIGRDLWAFTAEGDPNSGVIIGDDSVMIVEAQATPRLAGKVIEKVREVTDKPISHVVLTHYHAVRVLGASAYGADQIIMSDAARGMVVERGQEDWDSEFQRFPRLFEGHESIPGLTYPTTTFSGSMTVYLGNRRVDLMHLGRAHTAGDIVVQVQDENVMFTGDIVEDHSACYCGDGHFHEWGHTLDNIASFDVDAIAPGRGGALIGKDAVERAIESTRDFVDSTYAPAARVAARGGTLKEAWDAVRAACDPKFADYAIYEHCLPFNVARAYDEARGIETPRIWTAQRDLEMWEALQG